Below is a window of Agathobacter rectalis ATCC 33656 DNA.
CATGCAGCCCATCAGATGATAGCCGCCGTCAGCATGATCAAACGAATGAAGCGCATTGTGCGAATCCACTCTGAACTCATCACTTGTAATAAAAAGTGTGCCGCTTGTTCCAAGAGAGAGGTTACACTTTCCGGCTCCGACTGTACCTGTGCCTATAGCTGCAGCCGCATTATCTCCTGCCCCGGCTGCAACTATGCAGTCTTTAGGAAAGCCAAGCTCACATGCCACATCAGCTTTCAGAGTGCCTGTCTTTTCACTGCTCTCATAAAGCCCAGGAAGCCACTCCTCTCTTACATCGCATATGTCAAGCATCTCCTTTGACCAGCACTTATTTTTGACATCCAGAAGAAGCATTCCCGATGCATCAGAATAATCGGTACTAAATACACCTGTCATGCGGTATGCAATATAATCCTTTGGCAGCATAAGCTTTTTTATTCTGGCAAAGTTTTCCGGTTCATTTGCTTTTAGCCATAAAATCTTTGGCGCTGTAAATCCGGCAAACGCTATATTTCCGGTGAGCTCAGACAGCTTTTCTTTTCCTATTACATTATTTAAATAGTCTGTCTCCTTCTGTGTTCTTCCGTCATTCCAAAGTATAGCAGGTCTTATTACATTGTCGTTTTCATCCAATACGACAAGTCCATGCATCTGACCTCCGAAGCTGATTCCCGCAACAGCGCTCCTGTCAAAATCTTTAGTCAGCTCTATAAGCCCAGCCACGGTCTGCTCCCACCAGTCACATGGATTCTGCTCTGACCAGCCCGGCTTTGGAAAGCTGATTGGATACTCCTTTGAGACTATATTTAATACCTTTCCGCTCTCATCCATGAGCAGAAGCTTTACTGCACTTGTGCCTAAATCCACACCTATATATAGCATATCTATTCTCCATTCACGTAATATGTTTACATCAGATAACGTAACTATTCAGACCCCACTAACAGAAAGGATTTTCTGTCTTGTATGGCAGTGATGCCGGCTGGTTGTAGTTAATATCCTCAACTGGCACGCCAATATATTTAAATACCTCAAAAAGGGCTTTTCCGTAATGACCGAAAGCTACAGCTCCGTGATGAGGATAATTCTTCTCAATAAGCACATGACGGTAGAAACGTCCCATCTCCTTTATCGCAAACACTCCGATACTGCCGAATGAACGTGTTGCAACAGGAAGCACCTCACCCTGAGCCACATAAGCGCGAATCTTACAGTCTGCTGTAGACTGGAGACGGTAAAATGTAATATCTCCCGGCACTATATCTCCCTCGAGAGTTCCGTTTGTCACCTCTATAGGAAGGCTTCTTGCCATAATCATCTGATACTTCATCTGTGGGTTGCAAACCTTGCTTGAACAGGTGTTTCCACAATGGAAGCCCATAAATGTATCTGTATGCTTGTAGTCAAATCTGCCCTCGATTGACTCCTTGTACATATCCTTCGGCACTGAGTTGTTGATGTCGAGAAGTGTTACTGCATCCTCGCTGACGCAGGTTCCGATAAACTCACTGAGCACTCCATAGATGTCAACCTCGCATGAAACCGGGATACCTCTTCCTGTAAGACGGCTGTTTACATAGCATGGTACAAATCCAAACTGTGTCTGGAAGGCAGGCCAGCATTTTCCTGCGATTGCCACATACTTTCTGTAGCCCTTATGCTCATCAACCCAGTCTAAAAGTGTGAGTTCATACTGTGCAAGCTTCTCAAGAATCTCAGGCTTTTTGTTGCCCTCGCCAAGCTCCTTTTCCATATCCTTTACCACATCCGGTATTCTCTCATCACCAGCATGCTTGTTAAATGCCTCAAACAAATCAAGCTCTGAATTTTCCTCAATCTCAACACCCACGTTGTAGAGCTGCTTGATTGGTGCATTGCATGCAAGGAAATTGAGTGGTCTTGGTCCGAATGAAATAATCTTAAGATTATTAAGTCCGTATATAGCCCTTGCTATTGGCAGGAATTCATGTATCATATCTGCGCAGTCATCTGCATCGCCCACAGGATACTCCGGAATATACGCTCCTATATTTCTGAGTGCCAGATTGTAGCTTGCGTTTAACATACCACAGTATGCATCTCCACGTCCCTGAATTAAGTTCTCCTGTGTCTCCTCTGCTGCTGCAACAAACATCTTTGGTCCGTCAAAGTGCTTTGCAAGAAGAGTCTCTGAAATCTCCGGTCCAAAGTTTCCAAGGTAAACGCAAAGTGCATTGCAGCCTGCTGCCTTTATGTCCTCAAGTGCCTGTACCATATGTATTTCGCTCTCCACGATACATACAGGACACTCGTATATGTCTGCTGCATCATATTTTGCAGCGTATGCATCGACAAGTGCTTTTCTTCTGTTTACTGACAGACTTTCCGGAAAACAGTCACGGCTTACCGCAACTATACCGATTTTCATTTTTGGAATATTGTTCATAGTGTAAATCTCCTTCTCTCATATGCCCCATCGGACAGATTAATTGTTCTTATGTGCTAAGTATATATCCGGTTTAACTTAATTGATACCTATAATTTAGTAAATTTAGTGTATTTTTCAACTTAATTTACTAAATTATAATGTTAATACTATATTGTCATGTTATAATGAGACAAATAAAACATAAGGAGCCATGCCATGTCTATCACAGCAAAAGAACTTGCCAAACAACTTAATCTTTCTGAAGCAGCTATATCGATGGCACTTAATAATAAGCCCGGTGTCAGCACACTCACCAGAAAACGTGTGCTCGAAGCTGCGGCCTCTGCCGGATATGATTTTTCAAGAATATCAAATACCAATGAATCTCCGGCCTCCAATGGCACATTATATTTTGTAATATACAGAAAGAATGGCGCTGTAGTTCCTAATTCTCCTGTTTACACACATACAGAGCACGGCGTTTTGGTACAGGATGTTCCATTCTTTTCACAGCTGTCAGAGGGTATTGATTTGGGCTGCAGGCACTGCCACTACTACCTGAATATCAGCTACATATACGAAAATGACGACATTGAGGCTTTGCTATCTGAGTGGAAAAGGCTTGGAGCAAAGGGTATCCTGCTGCTTGGAACCGAGATGGAAGAGCATGACATAAAGCCCTTTACAAGGTGCGGTCTGCCTGTTGTGCTAATAGACAACTATTTCGAAGCCTTAAACCTCGATTGCGTGACTATAAATAACCTTCAGGGTGCCTATCTTGCCACAGACTACCTGATCAAGCAAACACATGCACAACCCGGATATCTGCATTCCGCATACAGTATAACCGGCTTTGAGGAAAGAGCCGACGGCTTCTATAAAGCAATACGCAAAAACGGTATGTCAACCTCGCGCTCAGTCGTACATCACCTCTCCCCTTCAGTTGACGGTGCTTACTGTGATATGAAGGCAGTTATAAAAAGCGGTGATGAGCTTGTCCGATGCTACTTTGCTGACAATGACCTGATTGCTGCCGGAGCTATGCGTGCACTTTCAGAGGCAGGCTACCGTATTCCTGAAGACATATCAGTAATAGGCTTTGATGATATGCCAATGTGTACCTACATTACACCGCCTCTTTCGACTGTGCATGTGCCGAAGCAGTACATGGGTGAAATTGCAGTAAAAAGGCTTGCAGAGATAATAAATTCTACCTCTGCAAGCCATGTAAAAATTGAAATAAGTACAGAAATTGTAAAGAGAAAGAGCTGTTAATTTCTATACATTTGCTTATGCATTTTTCTGAACTGCCGATGCACTAAGCTTGCCATCCTTCACATCTATAAGAATGGTATCTCCTGCTCTCACACCATCTGCCAGAATCAGCTTTGCAGCGAGTGTCTCGACATGCTTCTGCAGATATCTCTTGAGCGGTCTTGCTCCGTATACCGGATCGTAGCCATTGTCGGT
It encodes the following:
- the xylB gene encoding xylulokinase; translated protein: MLYIGVDLGTSAVKLLLMDESGKVLNIVSKEYPISFPKPGWSEQNPCDWWEQTVAGLIELTKDFDRSAVAGISFGGQMHGLVVLDENDNVIRPAILWNDGRTQKETDYLNNVIGKEKLSELTGNIAFAGFTAPKILWLKANEPENFARIKKLMLPKDYIAYRMTGVFSTDYSDASGMLLLDVKNKCWSKEMLDICDVREEWLPGLYESSEKTGTLKADVACELGFPKDCIVAAGAGDNAAAAIGTGTVGAGKCNLSLGTSGTLFITSDEFRVDSHNALHSFDHADGGYHLMGCMLSAASCNNWWMKDILHSDDFVNEQKPLEEDGRLGENHVYFLPYLMGERSPHNDPSARAAFIGMSMDTDRADMLQAVFEGVAYGLRDSLEVAKSLGVAPKSTTICGGGAKSVLWRKIVANVMNMQVDTVEVEEGPAYGGAILAAVANGCFENVEAAAAAIVRKKDTTMPSPQLVEKYEKGYAKFKQFYPALKGKY
- a CDS encoding LacI family DNA-binding transcriptional regulator, with translation MSITAKELAKQLNLSEAAISMALNNKPGVSTLTRKRVLEAAASAGYDFSRISNTNESPASNGTLYFVIYRKNGAVVPNSPVYTHTEHGVLVQDVPFFSQLSEGIDLGCRHCHYYLNISYIYENDDIEALLSEWKRLGAKGILLLGTEMEEHDIKPFTRCGLPVVLIDNYFEALNLDCVTINNLQGAYLATDYLIKQTHAQPGYLHSAYSITGFEERADGFYKAIRKNGMSTSRSVVHHLSPSVDGAYCDMKAVIKSGDELVRCYFADNDLIAAGAMRALSEAGYRIPEDISVIGFDDMPMCTYITPPLSTVHVPKQYMGEIAVKRLAEIINSTSASHVKIEISTEIVKRKSC
- a CDS encoding L-fucose/L-arabinose isomerase family protein gives rise to the protein MNNIPKMKIGIVAVSRDCFPESLSVNRRKALVDAYAAKYDAADIYECPVCIVESEIHMVQALEDIKAAGCNALCVYLGNFGPEISETLLAKHFDGPKMFVAAAEETQENLIQGRGDAYCGMLNASYNLALRNIGAYIPEYPVGDADDCADMIHEFLPIARAIYGLNNLKIISFGPRPLNFLACNAPIKQLYNVGVEIEENSELDLFEAFNKHAGDERIPDVVKDMEKELGEGNKKPEILEKLAQYELTLLDWVDEHKGYRKYVAIAGKCWPAFQTQFGFVPCYVNSRLTGRGIPVSCEVDIYGVLSEFIGTCVSEDAVTLLDINNSVPKDMYKESIEGRFDYKHTDTFMGFHCGNTCSSKVCNPQMKYQMIMARSLPIEVTNGTLEGDIVPGDITFYRLQSTADCKIRAYVAQGEVLPVATRSFGSIGVFAIKEMGRFYRHVLIEKNYPHHGAVAFGHYGKALFEVFKYIGVPVEDINYNQPASLPYKTENPFC